GCCGTGGAGGTCCAGAAATGAAATTCAAGTTTATAATTTAGCCAGTagaaaaaagggaataaataCAGGCTTAAAACTCTAGAAGGAACCTGTTTCGGTAGATAAGGGTGGCAGTGGAGCATGGACAGGAAGACCGCTAGAATCGAGGTACGGACATTAGTGATGAGGCTGGTGCAAAGGTTAATTAAAATTTGGCGATTAGAATGAAAGGGGGGTCAGATTCAaggcatgtgtgtgtttttttttttaagatttaattatttgagagagaaagagcacgagcgggatgaggtgggcagagggagacggagaagcagactccccaccgagcagggagccgacagggggctcgagcccaggaccttgggattatgacctgagcccaagacagccgtttccccgactgagccacccaggtgcccctcaaggcATGTTTTAAAGTAAGACAGATAAACTCCCCATTGGAAGTAGGGTCCGATagcaaaggaaaagcagagaaaaaaacgTTTCTAGCTTTTAcaaactatttataaaataaacgtcatggggatgtaatgtgcagcatggtgactatagttaataatactgcattatatatttgaaagttgctaagagagtagatctcaaaagttctcattacaagaaaaaaaaatcataactgcgtgtggtgatggatgttaattaagCTCATTGTGGTGACCGCTTTGcattatatacaaatatcgaatcattatacTGTCCGCCCGAAGCTAATATAGTGTtatgtatcaattatatctcgattaaaaaaaaaaggttccggCTTTGAGTGAACAGAGATTATAGGAGGAGATCGCAAGTACAAAAGGCACAGCAGTTCGGGCggcgggggaagggagaagatggAAACGAGGTCAGTTTTAGACGTGCTCTGTAGCTAAGCCTGGACCCAGGCAGGCAGAAATTGCAGTCGGAAATACGGGTCTAGAGCTTGGGAGAGAAAGAGGCGTGGGAACATCAGCTTTGGGATAGTATGTTTGAAACTGTGGGAGCAAGTGAGACGATCTGGTTagagtataaaaacaaaaagaggtcCAAGGATGAAAGTGTGGCATCCTCAGGCAGGCAGAGAAGGCAAGACTTAGCAGAATGGTAGGAAACAGCGAGAGACCAGGGTAAGCAGGGTAAGAAAACGTGCTGCTGAAGGCAAGTGGAGGGACTGTAAAAAGCCGGGGATGGTCACCATGTCCAGTGACGGGGGAGACAAGTCAGGAAGGGGCCACTGTGGGAGCTCAGCCACAGGTGACCTTAAGAAGAAGCAGGTTGACGCTGAGGAGTGAACGAGCAGAAAACAGTCTGAGAGCGACAGCAGACTCCTCTTCTGGTAGTTTGTCAGGAAGAGGCGGTGACAGCAGAAGCAAGAAAGGCCGACTATGGGTCAAATACCATCAGGATAGAGATTTGAGAATTTCTGTCGAGCCAGAAGTCTGATCGGTAGTTTATTAACATAGCATATGACATTTACTTCATCCATTGGTCTGAAATtagtaagatttttatttttatttatttgaaatcagTAAGATTTTTAATATAAGTTAAGGACTTTTCCTATACGTATCTATAGGCCTATCTTGGACTGGAACACAAAGCTTCGACTTCAGTTTGAAGATGGGTGAGAATCCCAACTTGGACTTGGTTCAAGGCTTTTATTTTGGTTTACCACAAAAGCAGTTCATAAGCAGTGCTAAGGATATAAATGAGATAAGGATGCAGGTAGGTAAATTCAGCTGCCACTTCCTGTTGGTCTATCACACACATTTTGGTGGCCTCAGCAGCTCTAGCAACTGAAAATGTCCAAAAAGCAGAGTATTGTGGACTCTTCCTTCCATTGAAACAAACTAAAGAGCTCCAGGGATTTCAGCATCTAGAAATTATTTAGGGTGAGAATTCTGTTTGTAAGGCGGCCACACCCCTCAGGCCTCATGTATGGGTTCTGGGCCTTACAACTCTGGCTGCACCTGCAGTCTTGCTTTACCTTTATGGTCGTCTGGGGTCTGACCATGGCAACAGCCAGCACGCCTACAGCATGAGTCAGGACAAAAGACACACGGCAAGCAGGCTTTCTTTCCCTCAATCCTGCTGGTTCTAGTACAGAGGCTCGTGTTCATTAGACACAGGTATGATAGGCATACCATTAACATTCATTTCTGCAGTCCAGAAACTTCTTTCAAAGGCAAAGCAAGTTTAAGAGTTGTTTTCGACCAAACAGCCTCATCAACTCAGCTAATTCTCTTGATTTCTCTATGAACATCTGCACAAAAACACCGTATTATCAGTAGTGGCAAGGGGTATTATCTGCAGAGAATCTTAGCAGGGTGAGCCCACATAAAATCTCAAGATTTACTGCACTGGTGTAATTTTCACGCAGGGTGTGACTTTCTTGAGATGCATCATTAGAGATGGATATTTCATATCTAATATGCAGGGCAGAACAACACTTTAACTTTAGAGACTGCTTATAACATCCCATGTGAACTTGAGATTTTGACTGGTCcataaacatggaaaaaaatatatatatataaaacaagacaATTAGTAAATATCTGAAATAGTGTTTACACCTAGAGAGAtataagcactttttaaaaaaaagattttattttttaaaatttttatttatttgagagagagggagagcacagagggagaatgagagggagaagcagactccccgctgaacagagagcccaatgtggggctcaatcctaggaccctgagatcatgacgtgagctgaaaccaagagttggatgcttaactgactgaaccatccaggtgcccttaaacactttttttaaagtcaaatatcACTTGGTTTCTTCAACATGTTTTAGAAATCTTCAAACAGTATATAgtctttagttttttaaaaagattttaagtaatctctacatccaacatggagcccgaacccacaaccccaagatccagagtcccatgctccaccgacGGAACCAGCCAGTCGCCCCCGTATATGATCTTCTCACTTCAAATTTGTTGCTTAATTTCTTAATGttctgtgaacttttttttttaaagattttatttttaagcaatctacaccccacatggggcccaaactcacaaccccaagctgtgagccagccaggcacaacTTTTAATGTTCTGTGAACTTGAAGGAGGTTGTGAAATCACAGTAGAATATTTTATGAATCTCTTGAAAGACTTCTTTTATCAGATTCTCTCACTATCTTAGTATGTCTATCTTTTAGAGAAAAGAAGGTCTGGTCTGAAGGCAGGCATCTCATACAACTCTGTATTTTAGCCAAGAAAGCGCTGAAAAATCCTTTCCTGTTCTCATATGCTTAGGTCCTGGAGCAAAAGCTCGAATCTTAATTTTGTCTATGCTAGACTAAGAATACTGCTACCGGGTAATGTATGTCAGTGGTTTCAGTGTTTATTCCTATATGGATACGTGAAACAAAACTGCAGCTTAGAAATAATCCGGCACTTTGTTAGGAACCACTACTAACCCTTAATACGTGGAAAATCCACGTACTTGAGCACggaatgtattttgtattttccgTGGAATTGTACGTCCTTGCCTTTAACATAAAACTAAGATGAATTTcatggggcacttggctggctcagtcggagaagcatgcagctcttgatctggGGCTTGTGAGCTCcggccccatgctgggtgtagggACTACTtgtgaataaaaaaaacaaaaccaaaaacgaattttaatattttgtttttaatcatcagTATAAacatttcttcagtttcttaCACTTATAGCCTCttaatttcaatatatatatatatttctatatatctatGTGTGTCTATTTATAATGTTATCCACTATGTTATTTATGGTAACTTTGGTCTAATTAGAGGGTGGTAAGGTCCTAACCACCCGATGGTGACAAGAGCAGAAAGCAGGGTTAGGTCCTTACAAAATGTGTTTGATTCTTGTTCACTTTTGCTGATGAGTCTGAAAATGCTTGATTTTGATCAGAAACTTGAAAATGACAATGGCAACTCGAGTTACTGAGCATATCttaaatgacataaaaattaccagtgacaaagaaaaaaagctctTATTACATTGAGTAGTGTTAATTTTGAAGATATTGCAAATTTCCATGAAGGATAACCTACAAGTGATGTGTTCAACGTAGAAACTGGTACAAATTTTGGTTAGtttgttaagaaacaaaatgttctGAGAAATGTTATGAACATTACTTTCATTAGAAAAgtgaagagaatttttaaagttgtttGAGGTGCTGTAATATGTCAAGTGATATTCCCAACTGTTTTACTAAACCCGCTGTCTGTTCTAAAATCCAAGTGAGGCTCGGGTTTTCAGAATGTGCATGCTGCTGTATTCTACAACATTCTAAAGATGAACAATCTGCCTCACTAAGACTCTTGCTACAGTTTTTGTGAAGCTCAGCATTATTTTCACAGAGTCTTTCATCTTTAGCTTCATCCATCTTTTTCTCCGCTGGAGCTACATGACAAAGGTCCATATCCTGAATAGAGTCCAGTAAATCTACAACATGGGGCTGAGAAGTGATTGATTTTAGATGTTTGAGCACATACTCTTCACACTGGCCAACTGCATCcagaagattatttattttactgatcAGAGCCGAACCATTATCATGAAGGTGACACCAGGACAGCAAAGCactgaatgaaaatataaacaagcgtttaataggaaaaaaattaaacaatcacttttcaaatttttgatgCTGAACCCtatgtttcttttccagataaCACCATGCAAAAATGAATCAATAATAATGCAAGTCAAAATCAGGAAAAGTAATGATgctaaaatagattttaaaatatataaagatactATCTATTGATAAAAATTAAACTGGAAGTAATCACATAAAGTGCTTATAATTCCTAACACCTCCTTCACAACTGcacatccactttttttttttttaagattttatttatttatgtgacagagagagacacagcgagagagggaacacaagcagggggagtgggagcgggagaagcaggtttcccgccgagtagggagcccgatgcggggctcgatcccaggaccctgggatcatgacctgagccgaaggcagacgcttaatgactgagccacccaggcgcccctcacatccACTTTTCTTgcttttagattttttctttatgactGTGTAGCTTCCACTGAAGAGGGATGCAACTCAGGGAAAGAGATCACAAAAATTAGTTTCTCCTTGAAGGACAGCACACAGCTTCTGGACTAGTGATTCTCAGACCTGAAtgtacattagaatcatctgggcgGCTCTTAAAACTGTCAAGGCCTAGGTCACATCCCAgaccaatgaaatcagaatctctgggggtacTATTTTTTAAGGCTTCCCAGCTGATATCAAggtgcagccaaggttgaagaCAATTGTTCTAACCATAGTTACTTGCCATCAAAACTAAAGggtagaaaaaaaagttttgaggcAACTTCTCTTTCCCAACTTTGTCATAGAGTAATCACTGTTGAGATAACTAATAATTTTCTTGAAGAAGGTAAGAATTCTTCTAGTcctaatatctttatttttctagtacagacaatacttttattttctgacatttcAGATTGTTCAGGTAATCATGACATAAAATAATGGTTGTTGTGAAAAGTaatcctgtgggtttttttttgtttgtttgtttcttttaagaaagggagagagaatcttaagcaggctccatgcccaacaccaaccctgaggggctcagtctcacaaccctgagatcaggacctgagcagaaatcaagagttggatgcttaactgacccagccacccaggtgccccgaagagtaatcatgttttaaaaatggaatcaatTGATATAAAAGATTTAGCAATAAACTTTCTGAGATTGTAAAAGATTTAACTTGATGTAAAATGAATACTTGATCATTTTCCTACTGTATAAATTCTGATTTCTGACAGTTGAATTTCCTAAAACCTcaaacaattaattttttttgttttgataacttttatttcctactttttaaaattagtgatTCTTTGAACCGTTTtatggttgtttgtttttctatagaGGACAATTTAAAAGGTATAAAGTGTCAAAGATGACAAGCCTGTCATGCTCCTAGCTCTTTCTGCCATTTGACCACTTGGGTCTGATATATGCTGTTATTACTATGGAATCTTGACAGGTGTTCAATGTTCAGCACTAAAGTAAATGGAATCACTTCTCTATTACCAGTTATAATTTTCATCATGCACTTCTAGTCTAGAAGTCTGTTATACTGTGTTCTGCCACACGTGCAAGATTGAAAGGTTTATTCAAAACCTGAAGATCTTTTAAATTACTTTGAGATACAAATTAGTGGTAGTTCAGGTAGCAAAAAATATACACCTTCCTATCATTTTCTTTGCAATAAAGGACAACACCTGACTCACATATCAGAGTGGATGAACTGATGATTTTGACTTTTTGAAGGCCATATTATTCTATGCTCCGCAGTACTCTTTTGTGGATTTAACACTAGAAAAAGCACTTCAGtttaagtgctttatttttacaTACTACTTTTATACAAGTCCTCTAGTATTACTGAGGTTAAAATGACTCagtatttaagtttaaaaagttaCCTCAATGTTCCTCTGAGTTGTCCATAGTTGATAATGATTTCTGCACCTTCCTTATAACCTTGATTGAAGCCTTGTTGAAGAGTAACTGCTTTGCCAGCATCTATTCCATCTCTATAACCTTCCTAAAAATAAGTAATGAAGAACTGCAGCTGTAATTAACACCAAGTAAACCACTGTAGGTTTTTCTAGAAAGTCACAGAACCAGTTTGGAAAATTGATGAAATAGGCCTTTACTAAATTACTATTTACTATTTAACGTAATGGTTCTACAACAAATGGCAAAGCCACACAACCAAAGCAGAGTACGCCTCTCATAAAGGTTTATTATTGGCACATCCCACTTTTGAAGTCGGCTTATTtggcacatttaaaaatactgatttttttttaagattttatttatttatttgacaaagagagagagttagtgagagcaggaacacaagcgggggagtgggagagggagaagcaggcttcccgccgagcagggagcccgatgcggggctcgatcccaggacccagggatcatgacctgagccgacggcagacgcttaacgactgagccacccaggcgcccctaaaaatactGATTCTTGTACAGTTTTAAAAAACCCTGTGTTAACAACACCttcacagaaaggaaacagagttACACGTCTGGCCCCTTGGCAACACTGACTGGTGTGAGTGGGTGAGAAGGCAGGGTCATAAATAGGTTATTGGAGGTCTTCAATAATCAACTCAAGTCGGGAAAGAGGAAACTGTGttaggaaaaagatgaaaagtgtGATTTTAGACATTTTGCTTGATATCTAAATTCAAATGAACTGCAGATTCTCGGTGGGCAGGGATTTTGTCCTGCGTCTGCGATGGTGCCACAGAAGCCGAAGGGGCTTGCTTACTTGTCCAGGCCCCGCCTCACACGAAGCGTTTCTGAAACTGGTAACACGGTCGTTGGGCTAAGCAAACATTTTACCGAAACAAACAAGGGCAGATCAGGCGCAACATAATGGCTGGCAAGGATATCAGGTGGAAGTGGACCTCCCCATGTGAACTCAGCTCTGAGTACTCCAGCTGGAACCTGAGTGTGTGGTATTAAGCTTAGTTTCAGTGACCAGTGAGACAAAGTAGATATGGGCAATTCACACCGAACAGAGAAGAACCCAACTTTGGTATTCCTTCACTTAGCCACAGTATCCCACAGTAGCTTTCCTTTATTGCTCTTCGACATTCCTCAGTTCACTTTTTCCGTACGTCTCGGTTAATGCCACTCCTAACTTTAGGCTCTTCACCCATTCAAGCAACCACATGTCCTTTGACAGCCCTAATTAGTACAGTCAGCGTCTATGtttctcccccaccttctctgTGGTCCTCATCAAACTGCAATCTCTTCAAAGTCTAGACCCACCTCATTGGTCTGTGCCCAGCGTCTAACGCGCCGCCCCGTGCTTTCACACGCTTTCAGTGGAAAATCCTGGCAGTATCTGGGTGGCAGGGGTAGGGAGGGCAGCGCCGGGCCAGGCTGGCACCACGCTGGCCTCTACTCTCGCGACCCTGACTCCTGACAGCTCCCTGCCCCTGTCCCCGCAACCCAGCATATCTCCCCCGCACCCGCCACGCAGCTTTACTTTGACTCGTCTCTGCATGTGGCTCCGCCATTCCCGCTGCACCAGGAGCGACTCGTCCGCTTCCTCGTCAAACACGTCCCCCTCCTCTCCGGGACCCCGGACCAAGGGAGCCCTTTGAACCCACGACATCACCGAGGCAACCACAGGCCTGCTGGGCGCCGGAAGCGCCGGCAACGTCTTCCGGTCCGAGGGGCGGGGCGAAGGCTGCGAGGTGGACGCGCCCGGCGGCTGCCGCTGCGCATGCGTGTGTGGTGTCGGGCGTTGGTAGGTGAGTCTCCGCTGAGGACTGCGCTTCTTCCTGCCTGGTGTTTGGGGCTCCCTCCGTGGACCCAAAGTGTCGGCGAGCGCCTGTTGGCGAGACAGATTGCTTCCGCGCGGGGCCTGTCCGCCCTTGACCTCTGCGGAGGGCAGCCGGGACGCTCAGTGCAACACTTTGCATTCCGGCCGCGGTCTCTAGAGTTTTGTGGGTTTTGGAGCCCCGCGCACCGGGAAAAGCATTCGAGGTCGTTCAGTGGATGGGCGATTACTGGCCAAGGTCGCTGTCTCTTTTAGAAGCCCCCTCAGTACGTTTTAGGGATTTGACAGCCGATGGTTTTTAGTTGTTAGAAGCAAAGGACGACAATAGAGTCGAAAAGGTAGCCACTGCGGCCATTTTAAGATCAATACAACAAAGAGTACGTTTATGAAAGGCATACGTTTCTCGTTGATTCACGGTATCCTTCACTGGCTCCCGTTCCTTCTCAGATGCCCTATTGGCTGGGTGAGGACGGGGACTTGTTTATCTACATATACTTAGCACCAGCATGATCCTGACACGTGGCGGATGTTGAAACAGATGTTAGTGAATTGAATGGACACCGGTGGTAttgctgttttgctttttgtgtggTCATGTGGTaatgatgatttatttatttaatgtattttctgGTGCCAGGCACCGTTGTAGCTTTTGGGATACATCAATGAACCGCAGACAAAACTTAGCAGCTCTCCTGCGCCTTACATTCATGTAGAATTGACAGGATGAACAATAAGCACTGTATAAGTAAATTACGTTGTTACAAGATCATAAAGGATACATGctatgaaaaaaaagataagcgAAGTAAGGGGAACCATGAGCATGCGTGTGAGGGTGCGTGGGTGGTTTACGTGATAATTTTAAATGCTCAGAATTTTGCATCATATATATAGTAATTacaacatatatattatatactacatacatagtatgtgtatatatatagtatatacataaatacatatatattacatataatatacatacacattacatatatattatatacatatatatataatttacttgGTAGGTCCATGGAATATGTATAAAAACACTCTATACTTGGCCacataaaataccttaaaaaccCAGACATTTTATAAGTCATATTCTCTGATCATAATCCAACAAaattagtaataaataataataaaagactcCAATAATTTAAACTATTACACTGGGCTTTAGAATTACCTTATTTCCTttgaatcaaaaaggaaataaaaattaaaatgacatacaATAAGCAATTAAAATCTGAACACTTCCTACCAGAAAATATGGGACCAAATGAAAGTTGTACTGAGGCAATTCTAGAGGCTTAAatgtctttaaagaaagaaatacatactTATTGTATATCTTAATTAGCAACAAAATGATAGTAagagaagcaataaaaatatcaattgaaattaataaaatagaaaatccccaaacttacataaataaatcctaaagctggttctttgaagagacCAATAagatagatgatttttttttttttttaagtaagctctacactcagcgtggggcttgaactctctaccctgagatcaggagtcataTGCTCCATCaacttagccagccaggtgccccatatgtgtgtgtgtgtgtgtgtgtgtgtgtgtgtgtgtgtgtattattttttactttttattttttaaataagcccaacgcccaacatggggctcaaagtcCTGACTTTGAGAttaggagtcacatgctctaccaactgaggcagccaggtgccctagaTAATCCTCTTTTGACCTCGacttaaaaaaagcaacaacaaaattatACAAGGTAGAGATGAGAAAGGAGGTAATGATACAGAATTTCAGGTACTATACTAAAACTCAAGAACGACACATTTGAAAACCTAGGAGATGTGAATGACTTTCTAATAAAACTGACCCAATAAGTAGAAAACACGAAGAGACTAATTACCCTAGAAAAACTGGAGATTAAATATCCACTATAAAAAATAGCACTAAGACTTGACACATAGGTAAATCCTTTAAATCCTTTTTAATCCTTAAAGAACAATGGATGggactcctggatggctcagttggttaagcatctgtctttggctcaggttatgatctcagggttgtgagatggagccccaagatgggctccacactcagcggggagtccgcttgagattctctctccctctgcccctccctccctcgctctctcgcattctctctctttcaaataaatatttaaaaaaaagaacaatgcataattaaatattttttactcttttagggcaaagaaaaagaaactccctaaatcattttatgaagccagcctTATAGTAACCTGATAAAGATagtataaaaaaaattcccaagttCAAGTTAGCTTATGAATATGTATTGAAAAGAGAATCCAGTACCATATCAAAAGAGTAATTCAAGATGTTTTATTCAAGGGAAGCAAACTCTTGCAAAATTAGGAAATCTATAAGCATATTTCATTGGAATCAGCAGTTTAAAGGAGAAAAGCCGTATGTTATCTAAGCTGCAAAgtcatttgaaaaaatttaacaaaataaaatgaaatggaaagaaactacAAATTGATAAACCCTTTATGAAAAATCCAACTGCAAATAGTAGTCTAAACACTCAGTTATTTCCTTGAAGGTAGAGAAAAGGCCATCTGGTGATGCCCTTTATTATTCAACATTCTTTTGAAGACTAGTAAATGCAATAAGAGAGGTAAACAAAGTAATCTATAAAATGTTGGATAATAAGAGATgaagttatttctttttgctgtttataTGATTATATGCCTACAAAACCCAAAGGAATTCtgttaaaaacaacagaataagGGAATTTGATAAGGCCGCTggctataagaaaaataaacagaccaACAGCCTCTTTACTTTCTAGCAATAACC
This genomic window from Halichoerus grypus chromosome 12, mHalGry1.hap1.1, whole genome shotgun sequence contains:
- the YAE1 gene encoding protein YAE1 homolog; translation: MSWVQRAPLVRGPGEEGDVFDEEADESLLVQREWRSHMQRRVKEGYRDGIDAGKAVTLQQGFNQGYKEGAEIIINYGQLRGTLSALLSWCHLHDNGSALISKINNLLDAVGQCEEYVLKHLKSITSQPHVVDLLDSIQDMDLCHVAPAEKKMDEAKDERLCENNAELHKNCSKSLSEADCSSLECCRIQQHAHSENPSLTWILEQTAGLVKQLGISLDILQHLKQL